From a single Nocardioides panacis genomic region:
- a CDS encoding ROK family glucokinase → MGLTVGIDVGGTKIAGGVVDEQGHILATARRESPATDTDAIEHAIEELVAELRSEHEVVAVGVGAAGFVDSRRSTVLFAPNLAWRDEPLRADLEKRIDLPVVIENDANAAAWGEFTFGAGEDVQDTLLVTVGTGVGGGIVLNGSLHRGAFGVAAEIGHMRVVPDGRICGCGNRGCWEQYASGTALVRDTKEQARQGSLIARSLLDRAGGVVDDISGPLITEAAREGDTFAREQLASLGKWLGEGIASLTAVLDPAVVVIGGGVSEAGDLLLDPVRAHFAANLTGRHYRPELEVRAALLGNKAGMIGAADLARRP, encoded by the coding sequence ATGGGACTGACGGTCGGGATCGACGTGGGCGGCACCAAGATCGCCGGTGGCGTCGTCGACGAGCAGGGTCACATCCTCGCCACGGCCCGGCGTGAGTCGCCGGCCACCGACACGGACGCCATCGAGCACGCCATCGAGGAGCTGGTCGCCGAGCTGCGCTCCGAGCACGAGGTCGTCGCGGTCGGGGTCGGCGCGGCCGGCTTCGTCGACTCGAGGCGCTCCACGGTGCTGTTCGCGCCGAACCTCGCCTGGCGCGACGAGCCGCTGCGCGCGGACCTGGAGAAGCGCATCGACCTGCCGGTCGTGATCGAGAACGACGCCAACGCCGCGGCGTGGGGCGAGTTCACCTTCGGCGCCGGCGAGGACGTCCAGGACACCCTGCTGGTGACCGTCGGGACCGGGGTCGGCGGCGGCATCGTGCTCAACGGCAGCCTGCACCGCGGCGCGTTCGGCGTGGCCGCCGAGATCGGGCACATGCGCGTCGTACCGGACGGCCGGATCTGCGGCTGCGGCAACCGCGGCTGCTGGGAGCAGTACGCCAGCGGCACCGCCCTGGTCCGCGACACCAAGGAGCAGGCGCGGCAGGGCTCGTTGATCGCCCGGAGCCTGCTCGACCGGGCAGGCGGGGTCGTCGACGACATCAGCGGACCGCTGATCACCGAGGCGGCCCGCGAGGGCGACACCTTCGCCCGCGAGCAGCTCGCCTCGCTCGGCAAGTGGCTCGGCGAGGGCATCGCCAGCCTGACCGCGGTCCTCGACCCGGCCGTGGTCGTCATCGGCGGTGGGGTCTCCGAGGCCGGTGACCTGTTGCTGGACCCGGTCCGTGCGCACTTCGCGGCCAACCTGACCGGTCGGCACTACCGCCCCGAGCTCGAGGTGCGGGCGGCGTTGCTCGGCAACAAGGCCGGCATGATCGGTGCGGCCGACCTGGCGCGACGGCCCTGA
- a CDS encoding ArsA family ATPase, whose translation MRIILFTGKGGVGKTTAAAGTATVAARSGLRTLVLSTDAAHSLADAFGVPIGPEPTRVADRLFVQQVDAQQRFERSWAEIQGYLLSVLDAVGVDPIAAEELTVVPGAEEVLALLELRTQVLSGEWDVVVVDCAPTAETLRLLALPEALGWYLDRVLPADRRLVKALRPVLARAAGVPMPQDAVLEAVERLHRDLEEVRALLTGEDASVRLVLTPEAVVVAEARRSLTTLSLFGYRVDGVVANRVFPDGGADEWRRTWVEAQAAVLAEVEQSFTGLPVWRSSYQPSEPVGVDALAGFAEAAYAGDDPLAAPKGDGPMTITRTRSGTTLRIALPFVAKSDIDLARHGDELVVTVGSYRRLIALPAALARHSIAGACIEDGALRVRFRPDGEPAP comes from the coding sequence GTGCGGATCATCCTGTTCACCGGCAAGGGCGGGGTCGGCAAGACGACCGCGGCGGCCGGGACCGCGACGGTCGCCGCCCGCTCCGGCCTGCGGACGCTGGTGCTCTCCACCGACGCGGCGCACTCGCTGGCCGACGCCTTCGGGGTCCCGATCGGCCCCGAGCCCACCCGGGTCGCCGACCGCCTGTTCGTGCAGCAGGTCGACGCCCAGCAGCGCTTCGAGCGGTCCTGGGCGGAGATCCAGGGCTACCTGCTCTCGGTCCTCGACGCGGTCGGGGTCGACCCGATCGCCGCCGAGGAGCTGACCGTGGTCCCGGGCGCCGAGGAGGTGCTGGCCCTGCTCGAGCTGCGCACCCAGGTGCTCTCGGGCGAGTGGGACGTGGTGGTCGTCGACTGCGCGCCGACCGCCGAGACGCTGCGGCTGCTGGCGCTGCCCGAGGCGCTGGGGTGGTACCTGGACCGGGTCCTCCCCGCCGACCGGCGTCTCGTGAAGGCGCTGCGCCCGGTGCTGGCGCGGGCGGCCGGCGTGCCGATGCCGCAGGACGCCGTCCTCGAGGCGGTGGAGCGGCTGCACCGTGACCTCGAGGAGGTGCGGGCGCTGCTCACCGGCGAGGACGCCAGCGTGCGGCTGGTGCTCACCCCCGAGGCCGTCGTGGTCGCCGAGGCCCGGCGCTCCCTGACCACGCTCTCGCTGTTCGGCTACCGGGTGGACGGGGTGGTCGCCAACCGGGTGTTCCCGGACGGCGGCGCCGACGAGTGGCGGCGCACCTGGGTCGAGGCCCAGGCGGCGGTGCTGGCCGAGGTGGAGCAGTCGTTCACCGGCCTGCCGGTCTGGCGGTCGTCGTACCAGCCCTCCGAGCCGGTCGGGGTGGACGCGCTGGCCGGCTTCGCCGAGGCGGCGTACGCCGGGGACGACCCGCTCGCGGCGCCGAAGGGCGACGGGCCGATGACCATCACCCGAACCCGCTCGGGTACGACGCTGCGGATCGCACTACCGTTTGTCGCCAAGTCCGACATCGACCTGGCACGACATGGAGACGAGCTCGTGGTGACCGTGGGTTCCTACCGCCGGCTGATCGCGCTGCCCGCAGCGCTCGCCCGGCACTCGATCGCGGGCGCATGCATCGAGGACGGTGCCCTGCGGGTCCGGTTCCGTCCCGACGGGGAGCCGGCGCCGTGA
- a CDS encoding SRPBCC family protein — protein sequence MAEQTTSSIVIAADAASVMAVIADFGAYPVWAQGVKKAEPVGAAGDRPGQVYFELDASPIKDAYTLAYDWHADDEVSWKLVEGKMLKAMDGAYLLDDRGDGTTEVTYRLAVDISIPMIGMLKRKAEKVIIDTALKGLKKRVESLG from the coding sequence ATGGCTGAGCAGACCACGTCGAGCATCGTCATCGCCGCCGACGCCGCCTCGGTCATGGCGGTGATCGCCGACTTCGGTGCCTACCCGGTGTGGGCCCAGGGCGTGAAGAAGGCCGAGCCGGTCGGGGCCGCGGGGGACCGCCCCGGGCAGGTGTACTTCGAGCTCGACGCCAGCCCGATCAAGGACGCCTACACCCTTGCCTACGACTGGCACGCGGACGACGAGGTCTCCTGGAAGCTGGTCGAGGGCAAGATGCTCAAGGCGATGGACGGGGCCTACCTGCTCGACGACCGCGGCGACGGCACCACCGAGGTCACCTACCGGCTCGCCGTCGACATCTCGATCCCGATGATCGGGATGCTCAAGCGCAAGGCCGAGAAGGTCATCATCGACACCGCGCTGAAGGGTCTCAAGAAGCGCGTCGAGTCGCTGGGCTGA
- a CDS encoding AMP-dependent synthetase/ligase: MREYASPALTDVPPRGTLTDDVVRNAAEHPDTVAFSRRAGDRWVDVTAAEFLAQVTAVAKGLVASGVDPGDRVGLLSRTRYEWTLLDYAIWFAGAVSVPVYETSSADQVARILTHSGARAVVVENAAHAARVRVGGGRRQVWVLDDGAVEALTAAGETVGDDEIDVRRERMSGDSLATIIYTSGTTGAPKGCMLTHGNFLHELGAAVEELDELFAGEDASTLLFLPLAHVFARAIQVGAVRRRVRLGYSPDIRTLSADLASFRPTFLLAVPRVFEKIFNAASQKAAGDGHGKMFDKAADTAIAWSRALEDGRPGRFLRARHGLADRLVYAQLRAALGGRCRYAVSGGAPLGERLGHFYRGIGVTVLEGYGLTETTAAVTVNTPDALKIGTVGRPLGGTTVRVAEDGELQVRGGQVMAGYWADEAATAEALDGGVWLRTGDLGEIDDEGFVRITGRKKEILVTAGGKNVAPAGLEDHIRAHPLVSQCLVVGDGRPFVAALVTLDPDALAPWAEAHRKHGGPADLADDADLRAEIQSAVDDANRSVSQAESIRRFVVVPGDWTEEAGQLTPSLKLRRAVVMSELRREVDALYE, from the coding sequence TTGCGTGAGTACGCGTCACCGGCACTGACCGACGTGCCGCCCCGCGGCACCCTCACCGACGACGTCGTCCGCAACGCGGCCGAGCATCCGGACACGGTCGCCTTCTCGCGCCGGGCCGGGGACCGGTGGGTCGACGTCACCGCCGCGGAGTTCCTCGCCCAGGTCACGGCCGTCGCGAAGGGCCTGGTCGCCTCCGGCGTCGACCCCGGCGACCGGGTCGGCCTGCTGTCGCGCACCCGCTACGAGTGGACGCTGCTCGACTACGCGATCTGGTTCGCGGGCGCGGTCTCGGTGCCGGTCTACGAGACCTCCTCCGCGGACCAGGTCGCCCGGATCCTGACCCACTCGGGCGCCCGCGCCGTCGTGGTGGAGAACGCCGCGCACGCCGCCCGGGTCCGGGTGGGTGGCGGCCGCCGGCAGGTCTGGGTCCTCGACGACGGCGCCGTCGAGGCGCTGACCGCTGCCGGGGAGACCGTGGGCGACGACGAGATCGACGTACGGCGCGAGCGGATGTCCGGCGACAGCCTGGCCACGATCATCTACACGTCGGGCACCACCGGGGCGCCCAAGGGCTGCATGCTCACGCACGGCAACTTCCTGCACGAGCTCGGCGCCGCCGTCGAGGAGCTCGACGAGCTGTTCGCCGGCGAGGACGCCAGCACGCTGCTGTTCCTGCCGCTCGCCCACGTGTTCGCCCGGGCCATCCAGGTCGGCGCCGTACGCCGCCGGGTGCGCCTGGGCTACTCCCCCGACATCCGCACGCTCAGCGCCGACCTCGCCTCGTTCCGCCCCACGTTCCTGCTCGCCGTCCCCCGCGTCTTCGAGAAGATCTTCAACGCGGCCAGCCAGAAGGCCGCCGGCGACGGGCACGGCAAGATGTTCGACAAGGCCGCCGACACCGCCATCGCCTGGAGCCGGGCGCTCGAGGACGGCCGCCCGGGACGCTTCCTGCGCGCCCGGCACGGGCTGGCCGACCGGCTGGTCTACGCCCAGCTCCGGGCCGCGCTCGGCGGCCGGTGCCGCTACGCGGTCTCCGGCGGCGCCCCGCTCGGCGAGCGGCTCGGCCACTTCTACCGGGGCATCGGGGTCACCGTCCTGGAGGGCTACGGGCTGACCGAGACGACCGCGGCGGTGACCGTGAACACCCCGGACGCGCTCAAGATCGGCACGGTCGGCCGCCCCCTGGGCGGCACGACGGTCCGGGTCGCCGAGGACGGCGAGCTCCAGGTGCGGGGCGGCCAGGTGATGGCGGGCTACTGGGCCGACGAGGCGGCGACCGCCGAGGCCCTGGACGGCGGAGTGTGGCTGCGCACCGGCGACCTCGGCGAGATCGACGACGAGGGCTTCGTGCGGATCACCGGCCGCAAGAAGGAGATCCTGGTGACCGCCGGCGGCAAGAACGTCGCCCCCGCGGGCCTCGAGGACCACATCCGGGCGCACCCGCTGGTGAGCCAGTGCCTGGTGGTCGGGGACGGGCGGCCCTTCGTCGCGGCCCTGGTCACCCTGGACCCCGACGCGCTCGCGCCCTGGGCCGAGGCGCACCGCAAGCACGGCGGGCCGGCCGACCTGGCCGACGACGCCGACCTGCGGGCCGAGATCCAGTCCGCCGTGGACGACGCCAACCGGTCGGTGTCCCAGGCCGAGTCGATCCGCCGGTTCGTGGTGGTCCCCGGCGACTGGACCGAGGAGGCGGGCCAGCTGACGCCCAGCCTCAAGCTGCGTCGCGCGGTCGTGATGAGCGAGCTGCGCCGCGAGGTCGACGCGCTCTACGAGTGA
- the cpaB gene encoding Flp pilus assembly protein CpaB: MGRRTVLLIVAALIAALGTGMVFLYVRGADNRAVAGQAPVQVLKAVAQIEPGETMAAAQAAGKIQLGKVPRSQVLVGAVNSVTGLENSVALSTIYPNEQIVTAKFGAAGDQDTLTIPDGNIAISVNLTDTGRVAGFVNPGASVAVFVNTASDDSSGAGATTRLLLPKVQVIAVGDTTVVNTTTTDPAGAQTTEQLPKTLFTLSVPQTDAERIMYAVSHGELSFGLLNDKSKVKTGPGVTAKNLFG, from the coding sequence ATGGGACGCAGGACAGTTCTCTTGATCGTGGCGGCGCTCATCGCGGCGCTCGGCACCGGCATGGTGTTCCTCTACGTCAGAGGCGCCGACAACCGCGCCGTGGCGGGTCAGGCTCCGGTCCAGGTGCTCAAGGCGGTGGCCCAGATCGAGCCGGGCGAGACCATGGCCGCCGCGCAGGCCGCCGGAAAGATCCAGCTGGGCAAGGTCCCCCGCTCCCAGGTCCTGGTCGGGGCGGTGAACAGCGTGACCGGCCTGGAGAACAGCGTGGCGCTGTCCACGATCTACCCCAACGAGCAGATCGTCACCGCCAAGTTCGGAGCCGCGGGCGACCAGGACACGCTCACCATCCCGGACGGCAACATCGCGATCTCCGTGAACCTCACCGACACCGGTCGGGTCGCGGGCTTCGTCAACCCGGGTGCCAGCGTCGCCGTCTTCGTCAACACGGCTTCCGACGACTCTTCCGGCGCCGGGGCCACCACCCGCCTGCTGCTCCCCAAGGTCCAGGTCATCGCCGTCGGCGACACCACCGTGGTGAACACCACGACCACCGACCCGGCCGGCGCGCAGACCACCGAGCAGCTGCCCAAGACGCTGTTCACGCTGTCGGTCCCGCAGACCGACGCGGAACGGATCATGTACGCCGTGTCCCACGGCGAGCTCAGCTTCGGTCTGCTGAACGACAAGTCCAAGGTCAAGACCGGTCCGGGCGTCACCGCCAAGAATCTCTTCGGGTGA